The segment CGGGCGATCGCCCAAAACGGCAAAAACAGACAAAATTCACGGTTGGTGGCTGCCAGCCGCCAATCCACAGCCGCTAGGAACCCTATTGTACCTGCACGGTAAGGGTTTTAACATCGGTACGAATATCAATCAATCTTACCGCCTGCGACAATTGGGTTTTTCGGTATTGCTTATAGATTACCGGGGTTACGGGCGCAGTCAAGGTCATTTTCCCAGCGAAGCTCAGGTTTATGAAGATGCAGAAACAGCTTATAATTATTTAGTCAAACAGCGGCAATTGTCGCCTAGCGAAATCTTTTTGTACGGTCATTCACTCGGAGGCGCTGTTGCTGTAGAATTAGCAGTTGCACATTCAGAAGCTGCGGGATTAATTGTTCAAAGTTCCTTCACTTCGATGCTGGATATGGTAGAACGCCAAAGTTTGATGCGGCTGTTTCCGGTGCGGCTGCTGCTGACACAAAAGTTTGATTCTTTGAATAAAGTCAAATTGCTCAAAATTCCGGTTTTGTTCGTTCACGGAACTGCTGATACTTTGATTCCCGCCGCGATGAGTAATAAGTTGTATGCTGCTGCTGATGAACCTAAGCAAATTTTGCTGGTTCCTAAT is part of the Microcoleus sp. bin38.metabat.b11b12b14.051 genome and harbors:
- a CDS encoding alpha/beta fold hydrolase, whose product is MSKLPKKYRHLHKWILFLVKFWSIAYIVSCILLFSLQTRLIFSPTGAIAKTPDAFNIPYEEVWLPLNGRSPKTAKTDKIHGWWLPAANPQPLGTLLYLHGKGFNIGTNINQSYRLRQLGFSVLLIDYRGYGRSQGHFPSEAQVYEDAETAYNYLVKQRQLSPSEIFLYGHSLGGAVAVELAVAHSEAAGLIVQSSFTSMLDMVERQSLMRLFPVRLLLTQKFDSLNKVKLLKIPVLFVHGTADTLIPAAMSNKLYAAADEPKQILLVPNAKHNNGDAFFNSSKYRETIVDFAKKSQIKMNK